ATCGCGGACAACCACGGCATCAATTTTTTGGTGCGCGATATGTTCAGGATCGACAAGCATAGCCGCAAGATCCTCGACCGCTTCCTGTGAACCTGCATTGAACCGGGCGCCGGGCGTTTCGATCGCCCAGCGTTCGGCCGCCCACATACCCGCGTGGGCGATCGGGCTACAGTCTTCCCATCGGCCGCATGGCCATGCTTTCAGGAGAAGACGATGGATTCCATCAACCGCAACCAACCCGAAGAAAACCGCCGCGACCTGGCCGGCGTGGATGCCATCGAGCGCATCAAGGACATGATCGACGACGCCGATTCGTGCTTCTTCTGCACCGGCGACGGCCACGGCCCGAGCCGCGGCGTGCGGCCGATGAGCGTGCGCGAGACCGACGACGCCGGCGCCATCTGGTTCCTGAGCAGCATCGACAGCCACAAGAACCAGGAGCTGCAGGCCAATCCGACCGTCAAGCTGTTCTTCCAGTCGGGCAAGCATTCCGGCTTCCTGGAACTGGACGGCCTGGCCGAGATCTCGCAGGACAAGGCGCGCATCAAGCAGTTGTGGAACTCGATGCTCAAGACCTGGTTCACCGAGGGCGAAGACGATCCGCGCATCACCGTCATCAAGGTCGTGCCCAAGATCGGCTATTACTGGGACAACAAGCATGGCGATGCGGTGGCCGGCGTCAAGGTGGCAGTCGGCGCCGTGATCGGCAAGACGCTCGACGATTCGATCGAGGGTACACTGTCCTTCTAATCAAAGAGAAGGGGAGGGCGGGTTGCAGTTCATCCTGGTGACGTTCGGCTCGGCCGGCGACCTGTTCCCCTTCCTCTGGATGGGCCGCTGCCTGCGCGCGCGCGGGCACCGGGTCGACCTGCTCGGCCCGGAGCAGCATGCGCCGTTCGTCGAGTCGGCCGGGCTCACCTTCCACGGCCTGCCGGCCGATCCGGCGGTGCTCGACCATCCCGACCTGTGGCATCCGACCCGCGGCCTGGCCGTGGTGTGGCAAGCCACGCGGCCGGCAATGGCGCATCTGCCCCAACTGGTCGAGGCGCTTGCCGGCGACAAGCAGTGCGTACTGCTGGTCCATCCGCTGGCCTTGCCCGAGGCCGACCTGTGCCGGCTTGCCTCGCCAGGCATGAAGATCGCCACCACCTACCTCGCGCCCGCCAACCTGCCGACCGTGCACGATCCGCTGCTGCTGGGACCGTGGAAGGTGCCGCGCTGGCTGCCGCATGGCGGGCGCCGCTGGCTGTGGCGCAGCCTTGCCGCGCGCTTCATCGATCCGGTGGCCTTGCCCAGCCTGAACGCGGCGCGCCGGCAGCATGGCCTGGCGCCGGTGCGCCGGCTGATCGAGTACGTCCCCGCCGTGGCCGACCTGTCGCTGGCGCTGTTCCCCGACTGGTTCGCGGCGCCGCCGCTCGACTGGCCGCAGCCGCTGTTCCAGGCCGGCTTTCCGCTGTACGACCCCGATCCGGATGCGGCGCCGAGCTGTGAACTGCGGACCTTCCTGGCGGCAGGCATGGCGCCGGTGGTGTTCACGCCCGGCACCGGCAACCGCCAGGCGCGCGCCTACTTCGAGGCTGCGGCGCATGCAGTGGGTGCGCTCGGCCTGCGCGCGGTGTTCCTGACGCCGTACCGCGACCAACTGCCGCCCATCCTCCCGCCGGGCGTGTGCTGGCAGGAATACGTGCCCTTGAAAGCCTTGCTGCCGCACGTCGCGGCCCTGGTCCACCACGGCGGGATCGGCACCACGGCCGAAGCCATGCGCGCCGGCCGGCCGCAACTGGTGGTGCCGCTGGCGCACGACCAGTTCGATAACGCGGCGCGGGTCGAGTCGCTGGGCGTCGGGGCCAGCCTGCATGCGCGGCGGGTGACGCCGGCGCGGATGGTCGAGGCCTTGCAGCGGGTGGTCGGCATTGAGGCCATGCAGGCGCGCTGCGCCGCCGTCGCCATCCGGTTCAATGGCGCCGGCAGCGCCGACCCGTTGTGCGACCGGCTGGAAGCGTTGGCCAGCGGCTAGCGCACTGTTGGAAAGCGCACCGACGCCGGCCTGCGCAAGGCGTCCAATGACGTTTCCAAGATCACGCTGGAGGGCAGATGCCCGGCAAGAAGCCCCATCATGACGCCGCCGCAGACGGCTACGTCCACGTGCGCGGCGCGCGCGAACACAATCTGAAGAACGTCGACCTCGACATCCCGCGCGGGCAGCTGGTGGTGTTCACCGGCGTCTCGGGTTCCGGTAAATCGTCGCTGGCCTTCGGCACCCTGTATGCCGAGGCCCAGCGGCGCTACCTGGAATCGGTGTCGCCCTATGCGCGCCGCCTGTTCCACCAGATGCCAGTGCCCGAGGTCGACGAGATCGAGGGCCTGCCGCCGGCCGTCGCCCTGCAGCAGCAGCGCGGCACGCCGACTGCGCGCTCGTCGGTCGGCAGCGTCAGCACGCTCTCCAACTCGCTGCGCATGCTGTACTCGCGCGCCGGCGATTATCCGAAAGGGCAGGAGCTGCTGTTTGCCGAGTCGTTCTCGCCCAACACCCCGCAAGGCGCCTGCCCGCGCTGCTCGGGCCTGGGCCGCATCTACGACGTGACCGAACAGTCGATGGTGCCGGACGACAGCCTCACGATCCGCGAGCGGGCGGTCGCCGCCTGGCCGCCGGCCTGGCATGGCCAGAACCTGCGCGACATCCTGGTCACTCTCGGCTACGACGTCGATACCCCGTGGCGCGACTTGCCGAAGAAGGACCGCGACTGGATCCTGTACACGGACGAGAGCCCGACGGTGCCGGTGTATGCCGGCTTGACCCCGAAAGAGACGAAAGCGGCCCTCAAGCGCAAGGATCCGCCCAGCTACCAGGGCACGTTTACCGGCGTGCGGCGCTACGTGATGCAGACCTTCGCCAATACCGAAAGCGCGTCGATGAAGAAGCGCGTGGCGCGCTATATGGTCAGCAACGCCTGTCCGGAGTGCGAAGGCAAGCGCCTGCGGCGCGAATCGCTGTCGGTGACCTTCGCCGGCCACGATATCGCCGAGATCTCGCGCCTGCCGCTGGCAAGGCTGGCCGAACTGCTCCAGCCCTACGCCGAAGGCAAGGACAAGCCAGGCAAGCAGCTGCACGCCGAGCAGCTGATCGTGCGCCGCCGCATCGCCGCCGACCTGGCCGCGCGCCTGGAGGTATTGCTGGCGCTGGGCCTGGGCTACCTGGCGCTCGAACGCAGCACGCCGACCCTGTCGCCGGGCGAATTGCAGCGCCTGCGCCTGGCCACGCAGGTGCGTTCGAGCCTGTTCGGCGTGGTGTACGTGCTCGACGAACCGTCGAGCGGCCTGCATCCGGCCGACACCGAAGCCTTGCTCGACGCGCTGGCCCAGCTGAAGGCGGCCGGCAATTCGCTGTTCGTGGTCGAGCATGCGCTGGACGTGATCCGCCAGGCCGACTGGCTGGTCGACGTCGGCCCGCTGGCCGGCGAGCGCGGCGGCCAGGTGCTGTATAGCGGGGTGCCGGAGGGCCTGCGCAAGGTCGAACGGTCGCAGACCCGGCGCTACCTGTTCGGCGAGGCGCCGCTGCCCCAGCGCACGCCGCGCGAGCCGACCGGCTGGCTGAAGCTCGAGGGCGTCCACCGAAACAACCTGCGCGACCTGGCCGTCGATTTTCCGCTCGGTGTGTTGACGAGTGTGACGGGCGTGTCGGGCTCCGGCAAGTCGAGCCTGGTGAGCCAGGTGCTGGTCGAGCTGGTCGGCCAGGCCCTGGGGCAGGGCGGTGCGGCGCTTGACGAACAACCGGAGGAACCCGACCTGGAACGCGACGAAGCACTGCCGCTGGAAGGCCGCATCGTGTCCGGCATGGAGGGTGTGCGGCGCCTGGTGCGGGTCGACCAGAAGCCGATCGGCCGCACGCCGCGCTCGAACCTGGCCACGTACACAGGCCTGTTCGACCAGGTGCGCAAGCTGTTCGCCGCCACCCCGGATGCGAAGAAGCGCCGCTACGACGCCGGGCGCTTCTCGTTCAATGTCGCCAAGGGCCGCTGCGAACACTGCGCCGGCGAGGGCTTCGTGATGGTCGAGCTGTTGTTCCTGCCCAGCGTGTATGCGCCATGCCCGACCTGCGAAGGTGCGCGCTACAACGCGCAAACGCTCGAGGTGACGTATCGCGGCAAGAATATCGCCGAAGTGCTGCGCATGACGGTGGGCGAGGCGATCGACTTTTTCAGGGACGAAGCGCTGGTCGAGCGCTCGCTGGAAGTGCTGGACGAGGTGGGTCTCGACTACCTGCGCCTGGGCCAGCCGGCCACCGAGCTGTCGGGCGGCGAGGCGCAGCGCATCAAGCTGGCGTCCGAGCTGCAGCGCGCCACCCGCGGTAATGCGCTGTACGTGCTGGACGAACCGACCACCGGCCTGCATCCGGTCGACGCAGACCGCCTGATGGTGCAACTGAACCGCCTGGTCGATGCCGGCAATACGGTGATCGTCGTCGAGCACACGATGCGGGTGGTGGCCGGCAGCGACTGGGTGATCGACGTCGGACCGGGCGCGGGCGACGAGGGCGGGAAGGTGGTGGCATCCGGCCCGCCGATGACTGTGGCGCGCAACAGGGCCAGCCGCACTGCGCCGTATCTGAAGCCGCACCTGGACTAGCGCACACCGGGCGTACAGGCGCACTGAACAGTGCGCGCATTCCGTATGCATTTTGATAAGATCGTGCCTGCGCAAGCTGGCGGCGTGCTTGCGCACGACCGTGCGTCTTTCGTGTGCGCTTGAATTCACATTTGCGTTACACTTAGGATATTTTTTTTCTATCAAAACAACAGGCATGGCCGCTCCCACTATCGAAAACAGCGAGTTTCGCCGCATTCTTACGCGCAATGTCGCATTGCCTTTAGGCATGAGTATCGTCAGCGCGATCGTCTTCGTCGGCATCATCGCCTACCTGATCAACAGCCTGACCTGGGTCGAGCATTCCCAGAAGGTGATCGGCGGCGCCCATGAGATTCGCAAGCTGTCGGCCGAGATGGAATCGGGCATGCGCGGCTACCTGCTGGCGGGTGACGAGGAGTTCCTGGCGCCGTACCTGCTGTCGTCGCAGCGCATGTCGGTCAGCCTGGATGGCCTGGCCGACCTGGTCAAGGACAATATTGCCCAGGCCGAGCGCGTGACCCGGATCGCCCAGATCCAGAAGCAGTGGCAGGACTTCGCCCAGAACATGATCGAGCGTCGCCGTGCCAACGACATCAGTTATATCGACGCCGTGAGCAGTGGCCGCGGCAAGACGCTGACCGATGAAATGCGGCGCAACTTCGACCTGGTGCTGGCATCCGAAATGCGCCTGCTGCAAGAGCGCAGCGATGCCGCGCGCAGCACCACGTTCTGGTCGGTGGCCGCCTTCCTGCTGCTCTCCGCGATCGTCGGCGCCAGCCTGGCCGCCTTCGGCCGGCGCCAGCTGGTGCGCCTGTCCGACACCTATAACGAGGTGCTGGCGCACGAAGCCGAAAACAATGACAAGTTGCGCCACCAGGACTGGCTGCGTACCGGCCAAAACGAACTCAATGTGCGCAGCGCCGGCCAGATCAACCTCGAGCCGCTGGCCGACGCCGTGCTGCCCTATGTGGTGAAATACCTCGACGGCGTGATCGGCGCCATGTACGTGCGCAGCGACGACGGTGCCATGCGCCGCATCGGCGCCTATGGCTTCACCCATACCGAGACCGAGCGCGCCGAGATCATCGCGCCGGGTTCCACGCTGGCCAGCAAGGCGGCCGAAGAAAACCGCCTGATGGTGCTCGACCAGCTCCCGGAGGGCTATATCAAGGTCAGCAGCAGCCTGGGCGAGGCGCCGCCGCGCGCCCTGGTCATCGCCCCGTTCCACAACCACGGCAAGGTCAAGGGCGTGTTCGAGATCGCCTTCCTGCGTCCGGTGGAGCTGCGCGACCGCGAATTCCTGGGCTTTATCGCGCAATCGGTCGGCGCCGCCATGGCGTCCGTGCTGTATCGCCAGCGCCTGCAGGACGCGCTGGAAGAAAGCCAGACCCTGAACGAGGAACTGCAGGTGCAGCAGGAAGAGCTGCGCACCGCCAACGAAGAGCTGGAAGAGCAGTCGCGCGCGCTGGAAGAATCGCAGTCGGCGCTGGAAAACCAGCAGGCCGAGCTGCGCACTACCAACGACCAGCTGGCCGAGCAGGCGCTGAACCTCGACATGAAGAACTCGGCCCTGCAGTCGGCCCAGGAACAGCTGCACCAGCGCGCCGTGGAGCTCGAGAGCGCCAGCCGTTATAAATCCGAATTCCTGGCCAATATGTCGCACGA
This portion of the Telluria beijingensis genome encodes:
- the uvrA gene encoding excinuclease ABC subunit UvrA — translated: MPGKKPHHDAAADGYVHVRGAREHNLKNVDLDIPRGQLVVFTGVSGSGKSSLAFGTLYAEAQRRYLESVSPYARRLFHQMPVPEVDEIEGLPPAVALQQQRGTPTARSSVGSVSTLSNSLRMLYSRAGDYPKGQELLFAESFSPNTPQGACPRCSGLGRIYDVTEQSMVPDDSLTIRERAVAAWPPAWHGQNLRDILVTLGYDVDTPWRDLPKKDRDWILYTDESPTVPVYAGLTPKETKAALKRKDPPSYQGTFTGVRRYVMQTFANTESASMKKRVARYMVSNACPECEGKRLRRESLSVTFAGHDIAEISRLPLARLAELLQPYAEGKDKPGKQLHAEQLIVRRRIAADLAARLEVLLALGLGYLALERSTPTLSPGELQRLRLATQVRSSLFGVVYVLDEPSSGLHPADTEALLDALAQLKAAGNSLFVVEHALDVIRQADWLVDVGPLAGERGGQVLYSGVPEGLRKVERSQTRRYLFGEAPLPQRTPREPTGWLKLEGVHRNNLRDLAVDFPLGVLTSVTGVSGSGKSSLVSQVLVELVGQALGQGGAALDEQPEEPDLERDEALPLEGRIVSGMEGVRRLVRVDQKPIGRTPRSNLATYTGLFDQVRKLFAATPDAKKRRYDAGRFSFNVAKGRCEHCAGEGFVMVELLFLPSVYAPCPTCEGARYNAQTLEVTYRGKNIAEVLRMTVGEAIDFFRDEALVERSLEVLDEVGLDYLRLGQPATELSGGEAQRIKLASELQRATRGNALYVLDEPTTGLHPVDADRLMVQLNRLVDAGNTVIVVEHTMRVVAGSDWVIDVGPGAGDEGGKVVASGPPMTVARNRASRTAPYLKPHLD
- a CDS encoding pyridoxamine 5'-phosphate oxidase family protein encodes the protein MDSINRNQPEENRRDLAGVDAIERIKDMIDDADSCFFCTGDGHGPSRGVRPMSVRETDDAGAIWFLSSIDSHKNQELQANPTVKLFFQSGKHSGFLELDGLAEISQDKARIKQLWNSMLKTWFTEGEDDPRITVIKVVPKIGYYWDNKHGDAVAGVKVAVGAVIGKTLDDSIEGTLSF
- a CDS encoding glycosyltransferase yields the protein MQFILVTFGSAGDLFPFLWMGRCLRARGHRVDLLGPEQHAPFVESAGLTFHGLPADPAVLDHPDLWHPTRGLAVVWQATRPAMAHLPQLVEALAGDKQCVLLVHPLALPEADLCRLASPGMKIATTYLAPANLPTVHDPLLLGPWKVPRWLPHGGRRWLWRSLAARFIDPVALPSLNAARRQHGLAPVRRLIEYVPAVADLSLALFPDWFAAPPLDWPQPLFQAGFPLYDPDPDAAPSCELRTFLAAGMAPVVFTPGTGNRQARAYFEAAAHAVGALGLRAVFLTPYRDQLPPILPPGVCWQEYVPLKALLPHVAALVHHGGIGTTAEAMRAGRPQLVVPLAHDQFDNAARVESLGVGASLHARRVTPARMVEALQRVVGIEAMQARCAAVAIRFNGAGSADPLCDRLEALASG